Proteins from a single region of Cupriavidus sp. MP-37:
- a CDS encoding DSD1 family PLP-dependent enzyme, with protein MSEPMRNPVHERARLQPPAPAKIGDRVEDVGTPALLVDLDAFDHNLARMQALADAGGVALRPHAKAHKSVAIAQRQIAAGAVGICCQKLSEAYPFAAAGIASIHISNEFVGTDKLAMAVELARHVELSVCVDDVRQVSAIAAAAAAGAVRITVLAEADVGQGRCGVDSPEALSRLADAIGEAPSLRFGGLQAYHGGAQHLAHWTQRRDAARRAAERAGAYVRHLDSRGIACPVITGGGSGTAEFDCESGVYTEIQPGSYLFLDGHYGASEWPGRFQPRHALFLSTTVMSTARAGVAVCDAGLKSVAVDSGLPRLWSGPGSAWLRYVAANDEHGVLQVLDQDGQALLGNKLWLVPGHCDPTANLHAQYVCCRDGHVAELWDIAARGLSR; from the coding sequence ATGAGTGAGCCGATGCGCAATCCCGTCCATGAGCGTGCCCGCCTGCAGCCGCCGGCACCGGCAAAGATCGGCGACCGCGTCGAAGACGTCGGCACGCCGGCGCTGCTGGTCGACCTCGATGCCTTCGACCATAACCTGGCCCGGATGCAGGCGCTTGCCGATGCCGGCGGCGTGGCGCTGCGCCCGCATGCCAAGGCCCACAAGTCGGTCGCGATTGCGCAGCGGCAGATTGCGGCCGGCGCGGTGGGCATCTGCTGCCAGAAGCTCAGCGAGGCCTATCCGTTTGCCGCCGCCGGCATCGCCAGCATCCACATCAGCAACGAGTTCGTCGGCACCGACAAGCTGGCGATGGCGGTAGAGCTGGCCCGGCATGTGGAGCTGAGCGTTTGCGTGGACGACGTGCGCCAGGTATCGGCGATCGCCGCCGCCGCAGCCGCCGGCGCAGTGCGCATCACCGTGCTGGCGGAGGCCGATGTCGGGCAGGGCCGTTGCGGTGTCGACAGCCCTGAAGCGCTGAGCCGGCTGGCCGATGCGATCGGCGAGGCGCCGTCGCTGCGTTTCGGCGGGCTGCAGGCGTATCACGGCGGCGCCCAGCATCTGGCGCACTGGACACAGCGCCGCGACGCCGCCCGGCGCGCAGCCGAACGGGCGGGCGCCTATGTGCGCCATCTCGATTCCCGCGGCATCGCCTGCCCGGTCATCACGGGAGGCGGCAGCGGCACCGCGGAGTTCGATTGCGAGAGCGGCGTCTATACCGAGATCCAGCCCGGCAGCTACTTGTTCCTGGACGGCCACTATGGCGCCAGCGAATGGCCCGGGCGCTTCCAGCCCCGGCACGCCCTGTTCCTGTCGACCACGGTGATGAGCACCGCGCGCGCCGGCGTGGCGGTGTGCGATGCGGGCCTGAAGTCCGTCGCGGTCGATTCCGGCCTGCCGCGGCTGTGGTCCGGCCCGGGCAGCGCATGGCTGCGCTATGTCGCGGCCAACGATGAACACGGCGTGCTGCAGGTGCTGGACCAGGACGGCCAGGCCTTGCTGGGCAACAAGCTCTGGCTGGTGCCCGGCCACTGCGATCCCACCGCGAACCTGCACGCGCAATACGTGTGCTGCCGCGACGGGCACGTGGCCGAGCTGTGGGACATCGCGGCGCGCGGCCTGAGCCGCTGA